A genomic stretch from Penicillium digitatum chromosome 4, complete sequence includes:
- a CDS encoding Natural resistance-associated macrophage protein encodes MEERWSGNFGLSQDSPSSSLNVNLIAPKNPRLLQGEIINIQSQDTRIKPATMNCPSRTDDTLENPRWNQSPPPFSPDTTTRNDFNGLANSRVHRRHANSANAAADDPLSIDDRSNSQQEQDPGTEKVPSGEVIAADSGGDSPPRSSGSPRQPFLNYVTSSFLHCARTLVKFGRFIGPGFLIAVAYIDPGNYATDVAAGADFKYALLFIVLLSNLFAILLQSLCIKLGSVTGLNLAENCREHLPKWLVICLYILAEAAIIATDIAEVVGSAIALNLLLKIPLVAGCAITLADVLFILIFYRPNGKMWGLRLFEFFVMALVLGVVVCFCIQLSLVKNQSIGEVFRGYLPSSAIVKSEGLYQSCGILGATVMPHSLFLGSGVVQSRLKEFDVNSGYVETSVPLGNADGEVKYRPSIHAIRGCMKYSIIELALSLFTFALFVNSSILIVAGAAIYDVPGGDNADLFGIHSLLSQSIAPAAGLVFALALLLSGISAGIVCTIAGQMVSEGMLNWTIRPWLRRLITRSISIIPSIIIAAAVGKEGLDKTLTASQVALSVILPFVSAPLIWFTCLNRYMTVRTEEPPGPDGEVNVVTVPMRNNLLTSVVTVLVWIVIVVMNVALLVLVGMGKA; translated from the exons ATGGAAGAACGATGGTCGGGCAATTTCGGACTCTCGCAGGATTCCCCAAGTTCCTCATTGAATGTGAACCTCATTGCACCCAAGAACCCAAGACTTCTTCAAGGTGAAATCATCAACATTCAGAGCCAAGACACTAGAATCAAGCCGGCAACCATGAATTGCCCCTCGCGGACTGACGACACTCTCGAAAACCCGAGATGGAATCAAAGTCCACCGCCCTTCAGCCCGGACACCACTACGCGGAATGACTTCAATGGTCTAGCCAATTCTAGAGTCCATCGTAGACATGCCAATTCTGCCAATGCAGCAGCAGATGATCCGCTATCCATCGATGACAGATCAAACAGTCAGCAAGAGCAAGACCCCGGAACGGAAAAGGTGCCAAGCGGCGAAGTGATCGCTGCGGACTCGGGAGGTGATTCACCCCCGAGGAGCAGCGGATCACCTCGCCAACCTTTTTTAAATTATGTGACGTCTTCTTTTCTGCACTGCGCTCGAACTTTGGTCAAGTTCGGCCGTTTCATCGGCCCCGGTTTCCTCATCGCTGTCGCCTACATTGACCCCGGAAATTACGCCACCGACGTCGCAGCTGGTGCAGATTTCAAATACGCCCTGTTGTTCATCGTCCTGCTTTCCAACCTGTTTGCCATTCTCCTGCAGTCCCTGTGCATCAAGCTAGGTTCTGTGACGGGTCTGAACCTGGCCGAAAATTGCCGAGAGCACCTGCCGAAATGGCTCGTGATTTGTCTCTATATCCTCGCGGAAGCCGCCATTATCGCAACTGATATTGCAGAG GTGGTTGGATCAGCGATCGCCTTGAACTTGCTGTTGAAGATCCCCTTGGTAGCTGGTTGTGCTATCACATTGGCGGATGTTCTTTTCATTCTCATTTTCTACCGACCTAATGGTAAGATGTGGGGGCTTCGGCTCTTCGAATTCTTCGTCATGGCCTTGGTGTTAGGCGTTGTTGTTTGCTTTTGCATTCAGCTCTCTCTTGTGAAGAACCAGTCAATTGGCGAAGTGTTCCGCGGATATCTGCCATCTTCAGCGATCGTTAAATCAGAAGG TCTTTACCAAAGTTGTGGAATCCTCGGTGCCACTGTCATGCCACACTCCCTGTTTCTTGGTAGCGGCGTGGTTCAATCCCGCCTCAAGGAATTCGACGTCAATTCTGGTTACGTAGAGACTTCGGTGCCCCTAGGCAACGCCGACGGCGAAGTAAAATATCGCCCGTCGATCCATGCAATCCGCGGCTGCATGAAGTACTCGATCATCGAGTTGGCGCTGTCACTTTTTACCTTCGCCTTGTTTGTGAACAGCTCAATCCTTATTGTCGCGGGTGCTGCTATCTATGATGTTCCTGGCGGAGACAATGCCGACCTCTTCGGAATTCACAGCTTGCTCTCCCAGTCGATCGCACCAGCTGCTGGCTTAGTGTTTGCTCTGGCCCTATTGCTATCTGGTATCTCTGCTGGAATCGTCTGCACCATCGCTGGGCAAATGGTGAGCGAGGGGATGCTGAACTGGACCATCCGACCCTGGCTTCGAAGACTCATCACCCGCTCGATCAGTATCATTCCCAGCATCATCATTGCTGCGGCTGTTGGCAAGGAGGGTCTTGACAAGACTTTGACTGCGAGTCAGGTGGCTTTGAGTGTTATTCTGCCATTTGTCTCAGCGCCACTTATCTGGTTCACTTGCCTCAATCGCTACATGACTGTTCGGACCGAAGAACCTCCCGGACCAGATGGCGAGGTTAATGTGGTGACCGTGCCGATGCGGAATAACCTACTCACTTCGGTAGTTACAGTCCTTGTGTGGATTGTTATCGTTGTTATGAATGTGGCTCTGCTAGTACTGGTGGGAATGGGCAAAGCGTAG
- a CDS encoding Snf7: MNRLFGTKSTGPKPTLEGAISNVDARVSSIDVKLAALNSELSTYQSKIAKMRDGPGKNALRQKALKVLQRRKQYEAQRDQLSQQSWNMEQAGMMQDNLKNVMTTVDAMKTTTKELKKQYGKVDVDKIEQMQDEMAELMEVGNEIQESISRAYDIPEDVDEAELDAELEALGEESMFESSIGESAMPSFLQDEVAPPQFIDEPPEQHKVKEAAGGLG; encoded by the exons ATGAACCGACTATTTGGCACAAAGAGTACAGGTCCCAAGCCGACTCTTGAAGGTGCTATTAGCAAT GTCGACGCTCGAGTTTCCAGCATAGATGTCAAGCTAGCAGCGCTCAACTCCGAACTCTCTACATACCAAAGCAAGATCGCCAAGATGCGCGACGGGCCGGGCAAGAATGCCCTCCGACAGAAAGCGCTCAAGGTCCTTCAGCGACGAAAACAATACGAGGCGCAGCGCGACCAACTCTCCCAGCAATCATGGAACATGGAGCAGGCGGGCATGATGCAGGATAATTTGAAGAATGTGATGACGACGGTGGACGCGATGAAGACCACGACCAAGGAACTCAAAAAGCAGTATGGCAAGGTCGACGTGGATAAGATCGAGCAGATGCAGGATGAGATGGCGGAGCTGATGGAGGTCGGGAATGAGATTCAAGAAAGTATCTCCCGAGCCTATGATATCCCTGAAGATGTTGATGAAGCCGAGTTGGATGCAGAGCTGGAGGCGCTTGGAGAGGAATCTATGTTTGAGAGCAGCATAGGCGAGAGTGCCATGCCGAGCTTCTTACAGGATGAGGTGGCTCCGCCGCAGTTTATTGATGAGCCGCCGGAGCAACATAAGGTCAAGGAGGCCGCGGGCGGACTTGGATAA